AATGGCAAAACAATATGCTTCCGACATAGCTCTTGAAGTAGTAAATGATGCTTTACAAATATTTGGAGGGGCTGGATACTTAAAGGGAATGGAAGTTGAAAGAGCATACAGAGATGCAAAAATTACAACTATTTATGAAGGAACAAATGAAATTCAAAGAGTTGTTATAGCTGCTCATTTAATAGGTAAACCACCTAAAACTGATGTTCCTGGATTAGTTAAAAAGAAAAAAGGACCAGTTACAGGACCTAGAAAAAATATAATATTTAAAGACGGATCTGCAAAAGAAAAAGTTGCTGCATTAGTTGCTGCATTAAAAGCAGATGGATATGATTTTACTGTTGGTATCCCTCTTGATACACCAATAGGAAAATCTGAAAGAGTTGTAAGTGCTGGTAAAGGAATTGGAGATAAAAAGAATATGAAGCTAATTGAAAACTTAGCAAAACAAGCTGGAGCTTCTATTGGTTCTTCTCGTCCAGTGGCAGAAACATTGCAATATGTACCTCTTGACCGTTATGTAGGAATGTCAGGGCAAAAATTTGTCGGAAATCTTTATATAGCTTGTGGAATTTCAGGAGCTTTACAACATTTAAAAGGAATTAAAGATGCAACAACAATAGTTGCTATAAATACAAACGCAAATGCTCCAATATTTAAGAATGCAGACTATGGAATAGTTGGAGATTTAGTAGAAATTTTACCTCTATTAACTAAGGAATTAGATAATGGAGAAGCTAAAAAAGATGCACCACCTATGAAGAAAATGAAGAGAGTTATACCTAGAGTAGTGTATAGTCCTCATGTATATGTATGTAGTGGTTGTGGACATGAATACAATCCTGATTTAGGAGATGAAGATTCTGACATCAAACCAGGAACTAGATTTAAAGATTTACCAGAAGATTGGACTTGTCCTGATTGTGGAGATCCAAAATCTGGATATATAGATGCAAAAAAATAAAAAATATAATTGAGGAGGATAAAATATGCATAATGTTAGAAATATAACTGAGGATCTTTATTGGATCGGAGCAAATGACCGTCGTCTTGCACTTTTTGAAAATATACACCCTATTCCAGAAGGAGTGTCATATAACTCATATATGTTATTAGATAAAGAAACAGTGGTTTTTGATACTGTTGATTGGTCTGTAACAAGACAATATATAGAAAATATAGAATACTTATTAAATGGTAGAGAACTTGATTATTTAGTAGTACATCATATGGAACCAGATCACTGTGCTTCAATAGAAGAATTAGCTTTTCGTTATCCAAAAATGAAAATAATTTCTTCTGAAAAAGGATTTATGTTCATGAGACAGTTTGGATACAAAAGCATAAATGGACATCAATTAATAGAAGCAAAAGAAGGAGATAAGTTTAAATTTGGTAAACATGAAATAGTATTTTTAGAAGCACCTATGGTTCACTGGCCAGAAGTGTTAGTAAGTCTTGATACAACAAATGGAGCTTTATTCTCAGCTGATGCCTTTGGTTCTTTTAAATCTCTTGATGGAAGATTATTCAATGATGAAGTAAACTGGGATAGAGATTGGTTAGATGAAGGTCGTCGTTATTTAACAAATATTGTTGGAAAATATGGTCCACATATTCAACATTTATTGAAAAAAGCAGCTCCAGTTTTAGATAAAATTAAATTTATCTGTCCATTACATGGTGTAGTTTGGAGAAATGATTTTGGATATTTAATTGATAAGTATGATAAATGGAGCAGATATGAGCCAGAAGAAAAAGGAGTATTAATTGCCTATGCTTCAATGTATGGTAATACAGAAAATGCTATTGAAATTTTAGCAAAAAAATTAGCTGAAAAAGGAATTACAAATATAAAGATGTATGATGTATCTAATACTCATGTATCATATTTGATTTCAGATTTATTCAAATATAGCCATTTAGTTATTGCATCACCTACATATAATTTAGGAATTTATCCTGTTATTCATAACTTTGTAATGGATATGAAAGCTTTAAATTTACAAAATAGGACAGTTGCAATAGTTGAAAATGGTTCTTGGGCAAGAAAATCTGGAGATTTATTACAAGAATTCTTTGAAACTCAGATAAAAGATATAACTGTTTTAAATGAAAGAGTAGGGTTAACTTCATCAGCTAATAATGTAAACCTTGATGAAATGGACACACTTGTTGATGCATTAGTTGAATCTTTAAATAAATAATATAATATAAGAAAAATAGTTCATTACTAGCCAGATTTCTTAACGGATAAAAATTAAGAATTCGCTGCAAATTCGCTAAACTCACTTCGTTCAAACACAGTGAAATTTGCTCGGCTCATTCTATTTAATTTTTATCCTAAAATCTGGAATGTAATTCACTTATTTTTCTGTATAAAAGTAGAGGAAAGACTCAGTTATTAAAACTTTGTCTTTCCTCCATTTTTATGTTAGGAAGTTATAAGTTATCTTTTTTCATCAGAATAATCTAAACTTGCAAGTCTCTTGTATTGTCTCCATCTTCTTTGAGCATCAAACATATTCTTTTCAAATAAGTCATTTGCTTCATTAGGATTTGTTTTCTTCAATGTCATATATCTAGTTTCACCCATTAAGTAATCTTGGTATAATTCCCATTTAGGTTCTTTTGAATCTAATTGTAGTGGATTTTTTCCTTCTTTTTCAAGTAATGGATTATATCTAAATATAGGCCAATAACCACATTCAGTTGCAAGTTTCATTTCAGTTTGTGATTTTGACATACCTTTTTTAATTCCATGATTGATACAAGGAGAATAAGCAATAACTATTGATGGACCATTATAGCTTTCAGCTTCTTGTATAGCTTTTAAGAATTGTTGTTGGTTAGCCCCCATAGAAACTTGTGCAACATAGATATGACCATAGCTCATGCAAATAGCAGCTAAATCTTTTTTCTTTAAAGGTTTACCAGCAGCAGCAAATTTTGCAACAGCAGCAGTAGGTGTAGCTTTAGAAGATTGTCCACCAGTATTTGAATAAACTTCTGTATCCATAACTATAACATTTATATCTTCTTTTGAAGCAAGTACATGATCAAGTCCACCATATCCTATATCATAAGCCCAACCATCTCCACCAACTATCCATTGAGATTTTTTAATTAAATATTGTTTCAAGCCTATAATATTCTTAGCATAAGTTTCGTTATTTCCTTCTAATGCAGTTAAAATTTTAGGACTTATTTCTCTTGTTTTAGCTGCATAGTTTCTATTTTCTATCCATTCACGGAATAAGCCTTGTAGTGCAGGAGTAACCTTATCCATAGAAACTTCCATAATATGTTGTATTCTATCACGAAGAGCTTCTACTCCAACATGCATACCAAAACCATATTCAGCATTATCTTCAAATAGAGATGATGCCCAAGCAGGACCTTCTCCACAACAGTTTTTAGTATAAGGTGTTGATGGTGCAGAACCACTATAAACTGATGAACATCCACTTGCATTTGCAACCATCATTCTATCTCCAAACATTTGAGAGATAACTTTTAAATAAGGTGTTTCTCCACAACCAGGACAAGCTCCATTAAATTCAAATAATGGTTGAGAGAATTGAGAACCTTTAACTGTATTAGTAGGCATCTTATCAGTTTTATATGTTACCTTACTATAAATGTATGAAGCCTTTTCATCTTCATGATTTTCTAATGCCACAGCAATAGGTTCCATATCAAGAGCCTTAGCAGGACAAACATTTGCACAAGAACCACAACCTGTACAATCAAGAGGTGTAACTTGTATTCTGTAAGTTAAACCTTCTAAGCCTTTTCCATTAGCTTTTTTTGTAGCAAATTCAACAGGAGAAGCAGCTTTTTCTTCTTCTGTTATTAAAAATGCTCTAATAGCTGCATGTGGACAAACATAAGAACATTGATTACATTCTATACATTTATCTAAATTCCATATAGGCACATTTACTGCAACTCCTCTTTTTTCAAAGGCAGCAGTACCATTTTCAAATGTTCCATCTTCTCTACCTAAGAATGCTGAAACAGGTAAATCATTTCCTTTTATAGCATTGATAGGTTCAACTATATTTTTAACAAATGAAGTTAATAATTCAGTTTTACAATTAGAAGTATCATTATTTTTATCAATCTTTTGCATAGTTTCAACTTTTAAATTTATCCAATTAGGATCAACTGGAATTTCAATTAAGCCAGAAGCACCAACATCTATTGCTTTATAGTTAAGTTGAACTACATCATCACCTTTTCTACCATAAGATTTCAAAGCATATTCTTTCATATATTTTTGTGCTTCATCATAAGGTATGATTTCAGCTAATTTAAAGAATGCTGATTGCATTATTGTATTTGTTCTTTGTCCTAAACCAATTTCTTGAGCAAGTTTAGTTGCATTAATAATATAGAATTTAGCTTCTGATTTTGCTAAATCATATTTAATATTATCTGGGATATGTTCTAAAACCTCGTCTTTATCCCAAACACAGTTTAGTAAAAATTTTCCACCTTTTTTAAGTCCTGATGTCATATCATATTGTTTTAAATAAGCTGGAACAGAGCAAGCTACAAAACTTGGACTTGATACTAAATAAGTGGATCTGATAGGTTTTTTACCAAATCTTAAATGTGATCTTGTAACTCCACCAGATTTTTTAGAGTCATAAGCAAAATAACCTTGGGCATACAAATCAGTTTTATCTCCAATTATTTTTATTGAGTTCTTATTTGCTCCAACTGTTCCATCTGCTCCAAGTCCAAAGAATAGACAAGCCTTAGTAGATGGGTCAGCCACATTTAGTCTTTCTCCTATTTCAAGAGATGTAAAAGTAACATCATCTATAATACCTATTGTAAAGTTTGTTTTAGGTTTATCTTGAGCTAAATTATCAAATACTGCTTTTATTTGAGCAGGAGTTGTATCCTTAGAAGATAAACCATATCTACCTCCAACTATTATTGGAGCATTTTCTTTATCATAGAATATTGATTTTACATCTAAAAGTAAAGGTTCTCCTGGAGCTCCTTGTTCCTTAGATCTTTCTAAAACTGCTATCTTTTTAACAGTTTTAGGTAAAACATTAAAGAAGTATTTTTCTGAGAAAGGTCTATATAGATGAACAGTTATAAGCCCAACTTTTTCACCTTTTGCAACTAAATAATCAACAGTTTCTTCTGCGGTTTGGCAAACAGATGCCATAGCAACTATAACTCTATCAGCATCAGCAGCACCTCTATATTTAAAAGGTTTATACTCTCTACCAGTTTCTTTTGAAATTTCTTCCATATAGTGAGCAGCTATATCTGGCACAGCATCATAAAATTTGTTTTGAGCTTCTCTTGTTTGGAAGTATATATCATCATTTTGAGCAGTTCCTCTTGTAACAGGATGTTCAGGATTTAAGGCTCTATCTCTAAATTTTTGAATTTCATCATAGTCAACTAATTTTTTACAAACATCATAGTCCATAAGCTCAATTTTTTGAATTTCATGTGAAGTTCTAAATCCATCAAAGAAATGAAGAACAGGCACTCTTGATTTAATTGCAGTTAAATGAGCAATAGTTCCCATATCCATAACTTCTTGAACAGAACCACTAGCCATCATAGTGAAACCAGTTTGTCTAGTTGCATACACATCTTGGTGATCACCAAAAATTGAAAGAGCTTGAACTGATAAAGAACGAGCAGACACATGAATAACACCAGGAAGTAACTCACCAGCAATTTTATACATATTAGGAACTTTTAAAAGCAATCCTTGAGAAGCTGTATAAGTAGTAGTTAGAGCACCAGCTTCCAATGAACCGTGGACAGTTCCAGCAGCTCCACCTTCTGATTGCATTTCAACTAATTTAACAGGAACATCAAAAATATTTTTCATTCCCTTAGCAGCCCATTCATCAACATATTCAGCCATAGGAGAAGACGGTGTAATTGGATAAATACCTGCAACTTCCGTAAAAGCATAAGAAGCATAAGCTGCAGCTTGGTTTCCGTCCATTGTTTGCATAACTTTTTTCATTTTGTAATCCTCCTCAATTCTACATATATAGTTTTAATTTCTTTTTTATAATTGTATTATAATACAAAGTTTATTTTTTTTCTACATTTTTATCTAATATACTTAATGCTTTTTTACTTATTTGAGGAACAAATATGTAAATTAATGTGAAAACTCCTAACAATAATTGATACCATAACAAAGGTATTAATTGTGTAGGGGCAACTTTATCTCCTGCAAATCCTAAAAGTATTAACATTTGAGCACCATAAGGTATTAATCCTTGAAATATACAAGAGAAAATATCAAGGATAGCTGCACTTTCTCTTAAATCTACATTATTCTTTTCAGAAATCTTTTTAGAAATTCCACCAGTTATTATAATGGCAACAGTATTATTTGCAACAGCTATATCAGCTAATGAAACTAAAAGTCCCACACCAACTTTTGCACTTTTTTTACCAACTATAAATTTTTGTACAGTATCTATAACCCATTGTATTCCACCTTGTCTTGTTACCATTTGAGCCATTCCACCAGTTAAAAGTGAAAGTATAAAAATTTCTGTCATATTTGTAAAACCATTATAGATTTCTTTTCCATAACCTAATAAAGTGAAATCTCCATAGATAAATCCAATTATTCCTGAAAGTAAAATTCCTGACGTTAAAACAACAAAAACATTTACACCAGCAAGTGCCATTACAAGTACAAAAATGTAAGGAAAAACTTTTACTAAATTGTAATCATAATTCATAGCTTCTGGAACAACATCAGGTCTAGCAAAGAAGAATAACAAAATTATTGTAAGTATAGCTGCTGGTAGAGCTATATATAAGTTTATTCTAAATTTATCTTTCATTTCAACACCTTGTGTTTTAGTTGCTGCTATTGTAGTGTCAGAAATTACTGATAGGTTATCTCCAAACATTGCTCCACCCATTACAGCTGCTAAAATCAAAGCCATAGGAACTCCACTTTTTTCTCCAAGTCCAACTGCTATTGGTCCAAGTGCAACTATTGAACCAACTGATGTCCCAGTTGCTGTTGATATAAAAGCTCCTATTATAAATAATCCAACTGCTATATAATGTGGAGGAATATAAGTTATTCCAAGATTAACTGTTGAATCAACTCCACCCATAGCTTTTGAAACTACTGCAAAAGCTCCTGCCAACAGATAAATAATACACATTGTGATTATATCTGGATGTCCACAACCTTCAAGAAAAGTGTTAAATTTTTCTTGTATAGTTCCTTTAAATATTATAAATGCAACAATTATTCCAGCAAAAGCTGCCACAGGACCAGGTAGTTGATAAAAGGCTAATTCTACTCCCTTGATGTTTAAAAAAATACCTGTTCCTAAGTAAAGCAAAATAAATACTATAAATGGTACTAATCCTTTAAAACTCGCTTTGATATTTTCATTATTTTCCATATATAAACCTCTCTCATTTCATTAATAAGTTCAAAATCTAATATATATTGTAAAGGGGCTACAGTAATAGAATGTAAGTAAAAAATAAGTGAATTACATTCTAAATTTTAGTTTAAAAATTGAAGCAAATGAGCCGAGCAAATCTCAGCTTGTTTGAGCTGACTTGTCAGCAAGTTTGCTGAATTTGCAGCGAATGTCAATTTTTAAACGTTAAGAAATTTAGCTAGTAATGAACTATTTTTTACTTCATTTATTAATTTTAATTTCCCTTTAAGCAAGTAAGAATTTAAGATAAATAATAAAATTAGATTTTTTCTAATCCTTGTTCCAAATCAGCTATAATATCTTCAACATTTTCAAGTCCGACTGATAATCTTACTAATCCATCAGTTATTCCTGCTGCTTCTCTTTCTTCTTTTGTATAAGGAGAATGTGTCATAGAAGCTGGGTGTTGAATAAGAGTTTCAGTATCCCCTAATGAAACTGCTAATGAACATAATTTTAAATTATTTAATAAAGTTTTACCTGCTTCAAAACCACCTTTTAGTTCAAATGAAATCATAGCTCCAAAATCTTTCATTTGTTTTTTTGCTATTTCATAACCAGGATGGCTTTCAAGTCCAGGATAATAAACTTTTTCAACTTTTGGATGTTTATTTAAGAAATCTGCAATAGTTCTTGCATTTTTACAGTGTCTTTCCATACGAATTTCAAATGTTTTTAATCCTCTTATAATGTAATATGCTTCTTGAGGTCCTAAAACAGCTCCTGTCATATCTTTTAAACCAACAAAACGAATTTGATCAGCAAGTTCTTTATTTGTTACAACAAGCCCTGCTATAACATCACCATGTCCATTCAAATATTTAGTTGCAGAGTGTACAACAACATCTACACCTAATTTTAAAGGTTTTTGCATATATGGAGTTGCAAAAGTATTGTCTACTATAACCAAAGTATTTGGATTTGTATGAGCAACTTTACATACACCTTCTAAGTCAACTATTTTTAAATTTGGATTAGCAGGTGTTTCAAGATAAACAACTCTTGTATTTTCTTTCATAGCTTTTTTAACTTCATCTAAGTTAGAAGTGTCAACAAAAGTAACTTCAACTCCAAATTTTGTAAGTCCATGATTCATCAAAGCAAAAGTACAACCATATAAAGTCTTATCTGTAACAACATGGTCTCCAGCCTTCAAAACAGTCCATAATGTTGAAGAGATAGCCCCCATACCAGATGACATAGCTATTCCAGCTTCTCCTTCTTCAAGAGCAGCAATTTTGTTTTCTAATACTGTTGTTGTAGGATTTCCAAGTCTTGTGTAAATATATCCAGCTTCTTCAAGAGCAAATCTTCTTCCTCCTTGTTCTGCTGAATCAAATATAAAAGTAGAAGTTTGATATATTGGCATTGCAAGAGTTCCATATAAATTTTTTAAAGTTCCTGCATGTATCGCTGTTGTTCCTAAACCAAGTTTTTTCATTTCCATAAAAATTCCTCCTAGTATATTTAATGTTTTTATATTATAATATTAACATAAAGCGATTTATAAATAAATTATTTATACTAAAAACTGTCATAGTACACTGTAAAGGAGTAAAGTTATGCAAAAGAAATTGATAAGAAATTCGGACGTTACAATTTCAACCCAACTTTATGAAATGTTGAGACAGAATATTTTAGAAAATAAATGGAAAGAAAATGATAAATTCTATTCTGTTAGACAAATTTCAATAAAGTACGAAGTAAACTTAAATACAGTTTTAAAAGTTATACAGATGCTTGAAGAAGAAGGATATTTATATAGTGTAAAAGGGAAAGGTTGTTTTGTAAAAAAAGGATATAATCTTGATATAGGTAAAAGAATGACACCTATTTTAAATACTTTTCGTTTTGGACAAAATTCAAAAGATACAGAGATTGATTTTTCAAATGGAGGACCACCCAAAGAATATTTTCCAATTCAAGAATATAAAGAAATTATAAATGAGATATTATCAGATGAAATAAAAAGTAAATATCTTATGGCATATCAAAATATTCAAGGTTTGGAGAGTTTAAGAGAAACTTTGGTTGATTTTATTAGAAAATATGGAATAAGAAGAGAAAAGGACGATATAATTATTTGTTCAGGAACTCAAATAGCATTGGAACTTATAAGTACAGCATTTGGGATATCACCTAAGAAAACAGTTCTCTTATCTGATCCAACTTATCAGAATGCAGTTAATATCTTAAAAAGTTATTGTAATATAGAAAATATTGATATGAAAGATGACGGTTGGGATATGAAAGAATTTGAAGATTTGTTAAAAAGACAAAAAATAGATTTTGTATATATAATGACAAATTTTCAAAACCCAACTGGAATAAGTTGGTCTTTTGAAAAAAAGAGAAAAATGATAGAATTATCATTAAAGTATGATTTCTATATAATAGAAGATGAATGTTTTTCAGATTTCTATTATAATTCAAGAGAATGTCCAAAATCTTTAAAAGCCTTGGATAAATATGAAAGAGTATTTTTTATTAAAACATTTTCAAAAATTGTTATGCCGGCTCTAGCATTAACTATGTTAATTCCCCCTAAAAAATATATAGACAGTTTTAGTTTAAATAAATATTTTATTGATACTACAACCTCTGGCATAAACCAAAAATTTTTAGAAATTTTTATAAAAAAAGGTTTTTTGGATAAACATTTAGAAAAATTGAGATTGAATTTAAAAAAGAAAATGGAGTATATGATAAGTGAACTTCAAAAAATAAAGCACTTAGAAATAATGCATATACCAAAGGGAGGATTTTTTATCTGGGTGAATTTAGCAAACTATATAAATAGTGAAAAATTTTACTATAAATGTCGTTTAAGAGGACTTTCTATACTACCAGGATTTATTTTTTATTCATCAACAGAGGAGGTAACTTCTAAAATTAGAATAAGTATAGTTCCTTCAACAATAAAAGAAATGAAAAGAGGGCTTGAGATTATTCAAGATGTTTTAAATAATTGTGATTTTAAATTAAACTAAAATTAAAAAAGCTATCAAAGAATAAGTTGAATTTTTCTTGAAATAATATTAAATAATATTTAAATAAAACTACTGCGACGTCCTATAATGTTGAAGGAGCATTTTGGAGCTACTGAAACATTATAGGCTGTCAAGTAGTCAATATTTATTAATAACAAATTTATATTACTTTCTTTCAAGAAAAATTAGCCATTTAAGTTTGTAATAACCTTTTAATATTTTAATTTATTTTAGATTTAATTCTTACTATTTCATAACCTTTTTCTTCAAAAGCCTGAGTTAATTTTTGTATATGTTCACTTCCATTAGTTTCAACAGTAATTTGTAATTCTATATCTTTAAATCTTGATAAATTTTTAAATTGATTATGTTCAAGTTTTACAACATTAGCTCCTTGTTGTGCTATTAAATCTACAACCTTTGCTAATTCACCTGGTTTATCAGGAATATTTACAGAAAAATTAAAAATCCTATCTCTTCTGATAAGCCCTTTATTAATCATAGAAGAAATCATTAAAACATCTATATTTCCACCACTTACGACAGATACTACTTTTTTATTTTTTTCTTTAAGTTTCTTTAAAGCTGCTAAGGACAAAATACCTGAATTTTCTGCAATAATTTTATGTTTTTCTACCAATAATAGAAATGCTTCCATCAATTCATAATCTGAGACTGTTATAATTTCATCTACATATTTTTTTATATATTCAAAAGTTATATTGCCAATTTTTTTTACAGCAGTTCCATCAGCTATGGTATTTGCTTCTTTAAGTTCAACCACTTTATCTTCTTTTATAGCTTCATAAGCTGAGGCAGCTCCATCTGGTTCAACACCAATAATTTTTATTTCAGGTTTTAATATTTTTGCAGCACAAGCTATACCAGAGATTAAACCTCCACCACCAATAGGTACGAGAATTATATCAGTTTCTGGGAGTTCTTCTAAAATTTCTAAAGCTATTGTTCCTTGTCCATATATAACATCTTCATCGTCAAAAGGATGAACAAATATATATCCTTCTTTTTCTTCTAATTCCTTAGCTTTTTTAAAAGCATCATCATAGACATCACCATGTAGAACTACTTCTGCACCATATTGTTTAGTTGATTCAACTTTTATAAGAGGTGTAGACTTAGGCATCACAATCACAGCTTTTATTCCAGATTCTTTAGCACCATAGGCAACTCCTTGAGCATGGTTTCCAGCAGATGAAGCAATAACACCCTTTTTCTTTTCTTCATCACTTAAATTAGTAATTTTATTGTATGCTCCTCTTATTTTAAAAGAACCTGTCTTTTGTAAATTTTCTGGTTTGATGTAAACTTCATTTCCAGCTTCCTTTGAAAATATAGGACTTTGAATCAAACTCGTTTTTAAAAGTACTTTTGATAATTTTTCCTTAGCAGTGATAAAATCTTGTATCTTACTCATAATTCCTCCTTAATAGTTTAAATTTTAAATAATAAAAATAATTTTTTGACTCTTATCTTTTTAAATTATATATCTATCTGCTAAGGATGTCAATTTTATATATCGTATTAAAATAATATAATATATTCTTATATAATAAAATGTATATAAATATTGTTCAAATTTTTATTATAAATGTAAAGAAAAATTAAAAAATATTTTTTATTATGTAAGCATTAATTTATATCCTTATTAGAAAGGGCCATAATTTATGCTAGTAGCAATCATACAAGCAATTATTCCAATTATTATCCAAAGTAAAAAAAGTTTTCCAAACCATTTCATCCATTTTCCCCATGAAACACCAGCTATTGCTAAACCAGCCATAAGAGAGGCACTGGTAGGAGTAAATAGATTAGTTATTCCATCTCCCATTTGAAAAGCTAATACAGCTGTTTGTCTTGTAATACCAATTACATCAGCAATGGGAATCATAATTGGCATAGTTACAACTGCTTGACCTGAACCAGAAGGGATTAAAATATTTATTATTGATTATACTATAAACATCGATGGAGCTTTTATTAGGTTAGGGAGTCCATTTAGCAAATAAGTAGCAAAGTGGACAATAACATCTAACATTTTTCCGTCAGTCATCACTATTGTTAATGCTCTAGCAATTCCAACACATAT
This Fusobacterium animalis 7_1 DNA region includes the following protein-coding sequences:
- a CDS encoding acyl-CoA dehydrogenase family protein translates to MLFKTTEEHEALRMQVREFVETEVKPIAAILDKENKFPHEAIKKFGQMGFMGLPYPKEYGGAGKDILSYAIAVEELSRVDGGTGVILSAHVSLGSYPIYAFGTEEQKKKYLVPLAKGEKLGAFGLTEPNAGSDAGGTETTAVKEGDYYILNGEKIFITNADVAETYVVFAVTTPDIGTKGISAFIVEKGWEGFTFGDHYDKLGIRSSSTCQLLFNNVKVPKENLLGKEGDGFKIAMSTLDGGRIGIAAQALGIAQGAFEHALEYAKEREQFGKPIAFQQAISFKLADMATKIRTARFLIYSAAELKEHHEPYGMESAMAKQYASDIALEVVNDALQIFGGAGYLKGMEVERAYRDAKITTIYEGTNEIQRVVIAAHLIGKPPKTDVPGLVKKKKGPVTGPRKNIIFKDGSAKEKVAALVAALKADGYDFTVGIPLDTPIGKSERVVSAGKGIGDKKNMKLIENLAKQAGASIGSSRPVAETLQYVPLDRYVGMSGQKFVGNLYIACGISGALQHLKGIKDATTIVAINTNANAPIFKNADYGIVGDLVEILPLLTKELDNGEAKKDAPPMKKMKRVIPRVVYSPHVYVCSGCGHEYNPDLGDEDSDIKPGTRFKDLPEDWTCPDCGDPKSGYIDAKK
- a CDS encoding FprA family A-type flavoprotein, translated to MHNVRNITEDLYWIGANDRRLALFENIHPIPEGVSYNSYMLLDKETVVFDTVDWSVTRQYIENIEYLLNGRELDYLVVHHMEPDHCASIEELAFRYPKMKIISSEKGFMFMRQFGYKSINGHQLIEAKEGDKFKFGKHEIVFLEAPMVHWPEVLVSLDTTNGALFSADAFGSFKSLDGRLFNDEVNWDRDWLDEGRRYLTNIVGKYGPHIQHLLKKAAPVLDKIKFICPLHGVVWRNDFGYLIDKYDKWSRYEPEEKGVLIAYASMYGNTENAIEILAKKLAEKGITNIKMYDVSNTHVSYLISDLFKYSHLVIASPTYNLGIYPVIHNFVMDMKALNLQNRTVAIVENGSWARKSGDLLQEFFETQIKDITVLNERVGLTSSANNVNLDEMDTLVDALVESLNK
- the nifJ gene encoding pyruvate:ferredoxin (flavodoxin) oxidoreductase, with the translated sequence MKKVMQTMDGNQAAAYASYAFTEVAGIYPITPSSPMAEYVDEWAAKGMKNIFDVPVKLVEMQSEGGAAGTVHGSLEAGALTTTYTASQGLLLKVPNMYKIAGELLPGVIHVSARSLSVQALSIFGDHQDVYATRQTGFTMMASGSVQEVMDMGTIAHLTAIKSRVPVLHFFDGFRTSHEIQKIELMDYDVCKKLVDYDEIQKFRDRALNPEHPVTRGTAQNDDIYFQTREAQNKFYDAVPDIAAHYMEEISKETGREYKPFKYRGAADADRVIVAMASVCQTAEETVDYLVAKGEKVGLITVHLYRPFSEKYFFNVLPKTVKKIAVLERSKEQGAPGEPLLLDVKSIFYDKENAPIIVGGRYGLSSKDTTPAQIKAVFDNLAQDKPKTNFTIGIIDDVTFTSLEIGERLNVADPSTKACLFFGLGADGTVGANKNSIKIIGDKTDLYAQGYFAYDSKKSGGVTRSHLRFGKKPIRSTYLVSSPSFVACSVPAYLKQYDMTSGLKKGGKFLLNCVWDKDEVLEHIPDNIKYDLAKSEAKFYIINATKLAQEIGLGQRTNTIMQSAFFKLAEIIPYDEAQKYMKEYALKSYGRKGDDVVQLNYKAIDVGASGLIEIPVDPNWINLKVETMQKIDKNNDTSNCKTELLTSFVKNIVEPINAIKGNDLPVSAFLGREDGTFENGTAAFEKRGVAVNVPIWNLDKCIECNQCSYVCPHAAIRAFLITEEEKAASPVEFATKKANGKGLEGLTYRIQVTPLDCTGCGSCANVCPAKALDMEPIAVALENHEDEKASYIYSKVTYKTDKMPTNTVKGSQFSQPLFEFNGACPGCGETPYLKVISQMFGDRMMVANASGCSSVYSGSAPSTPYTKNCCGEGPAWASSLFEDNAEYGFGMHVGVEALRDRIQHIMEVSMDKVTPALQGLFREWIENRNYAAKTREISPKILTALEGNNETYAKNIIGLKQYLIKKSQWIVGGDGWAYDIGYGGLDHVLASKEDINVIVMDTEVYSNTGGQSSKATPTAAVAKFAAAGKPLKKKDLAAICMSYGHIYVAQVSMGANQQQFLKAIQEAESYNGPSIVIAYSPCINHGIKKGMSKSQTEMKLATECGYWPIFRYNPLLEKEGKNPLQLDSKEPKWELYQDYLMGETRYMTLKKTNPNEANDLFEKNMFDAQRRWRQYKRLASLDYSDEKR
- a CDS encoding Na+/H+ antiporter NhaC family protein translates to MENNENIKASFKGLVPFIVFILLYLGTGIFLNIKGVELAFYQLPGPVAAFAGIIVAFIIFKGTIQEKFNTFLEGCGHPDIITMCIIYLLAGAFAVVSKAMGGVDSTVNLGITYIPPHYIAVGLFIIGAFISTATGTSVGSIVALGPIAVGLGEKSGVPMALILAAVMGGAMFGDNLSVISDTTIAATKTQGVEMKDKFRINLYIALPAAILTIILLFFFARPDVVPEAMNYDYNLVKVFPYIFVLVMALAGVNVFVVLTSGILLSGIIGFIYGDFTLLGYGKEIYNGFTNMTEIFILSLLTGGMAQMVTRQGGIQWVIDTVQKFIVGKKSAKVGVGLLVSLADIAVANNTVAIIITGGISKKISEKNNVDLRESAAILDIFSCIFQGLIPYGAQMLILLGFAGDKVAPTQLIPLLWYQLLLGVFTLIYIFVPQISKKALSILDKNVEKK
- the megL gene encoding methionine gamma-lyase, translating into MEMKKLGLGTTAIHAGTLKNLYGTLAMPIYQTSTFIFDSAEQGGRRFALEEAGYIYTRLGNPTTTVLENKIAALEEGEAGIAMSSGMGAISSTLWTVLKAGDHVVTDKTLYGCTFALMNHGLTKFGVEVTFVDTSNLDEVKKAMKENTRVVYLETPANPNLKIVDLEGVCKVAHTNPNTLVIVDNTFATPYMQKPLKLGVDVVVHSATKYLNGHGDVIAGLVVTNKELADQIRFVGLKDMTGAVLGPQEAYYIIRGLKTFEIRMERHCKNARTIADFLNKHPKVEKVYYPGLESHPGYEIAKKQMKDFGAMISFELKGGFEAGKTLLNNLKLCSLAVSLGDTETLIQHPASMTHSPYTKEEREAAGITDGLVRLSVGLENVEDIIADLEQGLEKI